A region of Subtercola boreus DNA encodes the following proteins:
- a CDS encoding alpha/beta hydrolase, translating to MTTSTTAAGGSGFAAWPHILRPATGPSTSPLVLALHGTGGTESDIVGLAERIAPGAAILAPRGRVDENGAGRWFRRAGEGVFDVDDVIFRAGELAEFVGWALTEYDLGGRPVIATGFSNGANMALALGMLHPAVAPTVVAFSGMYPFGDRTPVSDPITTTMLLLNGDDDPMAPSTSVDTLETSARASGATVTRVRRPGGHGITEAELAEASRWVADLG from the coding sequence ATGACGACGTCGACGACCGCCGCGGGCGGGAGCGGGTTCGCGGCCTGGCCGCACATCCTCCGGCCCGCCACCGGACCTTCCACGAGCCCCCTCGTGCTTGCCCTGCACGGAACCGGCGGAACCGAGTCCGACATCGTCGGCCTCGCCGAACGGATCGCCCCCGGCGCCGCGATCCTCGCGCCCCGGGGCCGGGTCGACGAGAACGGGGCGGGCAGGTGGTTCCGCCGTGCCGGTGAGGGCGTGTTCGATGTCGACGACGTGATCTTCCGTGCCGGGGAACTCGCCGAATTCGTCGGATGGGCTCTCACCGAGTACGACCTGGGCGGCCGCCCGGTCATCGCGACCGGGTTCTCGAACGGCGCCAACATGGCCCTCGCCCTCGGGATGCTCCACCCGGCCGTCGCACCCACCGTCGTGGCCTTCTCGGGGATGTACCCGTTCGGCGACCGCACACCGGTCTCCGATCCGATCACGACGACGATGCTCCTGCTGAACGGTGACGACGACCCGATGGCACCGTCGACCAGCGTCGACACGCTCGAGACGTCGGCACGGGCATCCGGAGCGACTGTGACTCGGGTGCGACGCCCCGGCGGCCACGGCATCACCGAGGCCGAGCTCGCGGAGGCGTCGCGCTGGGTGGCCGACCTCGGCTAG
- a CDS encoding ABC transporter ATP-binding protein → MTALLEVSDLVVDFPTASDGVFHAVDSVSFTVNAGERVGIVGESGSGKSLTSQALMRLVPSPGTVTSGSVLFDGADVMAFSAKTLQKWRGSQTAMVFQDPMSSLNPLMRIGRQITESLQEHLGLSKSESRLRAIELLQRVGIPDAESRLTDFPGAFSGGMRQRVCIAIATACAPRLLIADEPTTALDVTVQAQVLDLLDHMATELNTGVILISHDLGVISSFCDRILVMYAGRIVEEGTAEQIVGDPQHPYTKALLASILKLSEPIPRRLKSISGAPPLAGRRASGCSFAPRCALATDTCRAIDPALVDAENGQPGQKVACGITAPAAFEFAEGATAA, encoded by the coding sequence ATGACCGCACTCCTCGAAGTCTCCGATCTTGTCGTCGACTTCCCGACCGCCTCCGACGGGGTGTTCCACGCCGTCGACTCGGTCTCGTTCACCGTCAACGCCGGTGAACGAGTCGGGATCGTCGGGGAGTCCGGTTCTGGCAAATCCCTCACCTCCCAGGCGCTGATGCGCCTTGTTCCCTCTCCCGGCACGGTGACTTCCGGGTCCGTGCTCTTCGACGGTGCCGACGTGATGGCGTTCAGCGCGAAGACGCTGCAGAAGTGGCGCGGCTCGCAGACGGCCATGGTCTTCCAGGATCCGATGTCGAGCCTGAACCCGCTGATGCGTATCGGACGGCAGATCACCGAGTCGCTCCAGGAGCACCTCGGTCTCTCGAAGTCCGAGAGCCGCCTGCGGGCCATAGAACTGCTGCAGCGCGTCGGCATCCCCGATGCAGAATCACGGCTCACTGATTTTCCTGGCGCGTTCTCCGGTGGCATGAGGCAGCGCGTGTGCATCGCCATCGCGACGGCGTGCGCTCCCAGGCTCCTGATCGCTGACGAGCCGACGACGGCCCTCGACGTGACCGTGCAGGCGCAGGTGCTCGATCTGCTCGACCATATGGCGACCGAATTGAACACCGGCGTCATCCTGATCAGCCATGACCTCGGCGTCATCTCCAGCTTCTGCGACCGTATCCTCGTCATGTACGCAGGCCGCATCGTGGAGGAGGGCACAGCCGAGCAGATCGTGGGCGACCCGCAACATCCGTACACGAAGGCGTTGCTCGCCTCGATCCTCAAACTCTCCGAGCCCATTCCGAGGCGGTTGAAATCGATCAGCGGCGCGCCGCCGCTGGCGGGTCGACGGGCTTCCGGATGCTCGTTCGCCCCCCGGTGCGCCCTGGCCACCGACACGTGCCGGGCCATCGACCCCGCCCTCGTCGACGCAGAGAACGGCCAGCCCGGCCAGAAGGTGGCCTGTGGGATCACTGCACCGGCCGCGTTCGAGTTCGCCGAGGGGGCGACCGCAGCATGA
- a CDS encoding ABC transporter substrate-binding protein, producing MKRSLRVALLGAAMAIALTACTTTGTSSSSGGGSTGSSETALYGGTMTTAAASDPETFDPAVCTGATCWNIMRMVFDRMYDYDGSTSNLKLQAAEDFPTVSDDGLTYTMKLKSGLTFSDGSPVTAKDVAYSYARVLDPATKAGLAEFWKGIAGAEEYAANPTGLPSGIEVVDDLTLKITLTAPNSSFKYVLAMPAGSIIPADSGSTIATKPVGSGPFTLATFEPGVQVMLDRNPNYWDSPRPYVDHVHMILGVDPDNQVLMLQKGDIDLMGSPIPPAKFLQVTTDTKYKDQIVTIEKPSTYYLTMNLNTPPFDNPKVREAVSYAFDRTGLLKLVNGQGKPATEFIPPGVLGNSGETMTQEQNVEKAKSLLAEAGYPNGFDTQFYAWNVAPFSALAPQMQQDLKAIGINADLQTLAPNTFSELAGSGKAPLALTFWVADYPEGSDFLQALLSCATAVPQGQNFAYYCNPEMDADVQQALAATDPAQATADYTTASKLMLADNPVVPLYFGTKTEIRGANVGNYFPQPIWGWDMAEYWKADGSTARS from the coding sequence GTGAAACGAAGCTTGCGAGTCGCGCTGCTGGGCGCAGCCATGGCCATCGCACTGACAGCCTGCACCACGACCGGCACCTCCAGCAGTTCAGGGGGCGGCTCGACCGGTTCCTCCGAGACGGCCCTGTACGGCGGCACCATGACCACGGCTGCGGCCTCCGACCCGGAGACCTTCGACCCGGCCGTCTGCACGGGTGCGACCTGCTGGAACATCATGCGCATGGTCTTCGACCGCATGTACGACTACGACGGCTCCACCAGCAACCTGAAGCTGCAGGCCGCCGAGGACTTCCCCACCGTCAGTGACGATGGCCTCACCTACACGATGAAGCTCAAGTCGGGCCTGACCTTCTCCGACGGTTCGCCCGTGACCGCGAAGGATGTCGCGTACTCCTACGCCCGCGTTCTCGACCCTGCCACGAAGGCCGGCCTCGCCGAGTTCTGGAAGGGCATCGCCGGGGCCGAGGAATACGCTGCCAACCCGACCGGACTGCCGAGCGGTATCGAGGTGGTCGACGACCTGACGCTGAAGATCACGCTGACCGCCCCGAACTCGTCGTTCAAGTACGTGCTCGCGATGCCGGCCGGCTCCATCATCCCGGCCGACTCCGGCTCGACTATCGCCACGAAACCGGTCGGTTCCGGCCCGTTCACGCTCGCGACCTTCGAGCCCGGCGTGCAGGTCATGCTCGACCGCAACCCGAACTACTGGGATTCGCCCCGGCCCTACGTCGACCACGTGCACATGATCCTCGGCGTCGACCCCGACAACCAGGTTCTGATGCTGCAGAAGGGCGACATCGACCTGATGGGCAGCCCGATCCCGCCGGCGAAGTTCCTCCAGGTGACGACCGACACGAAGTACAAGGACCAGATCGTCACGATCGAGAAGCCCAGTACGTACTACCTGACGATGAACCTGAACACCCCGCCCTTCGACAACCCCAAGGTGCGCGAGGCTGTCTCGTATGCGTTCGACCGCACCGGCCTGCTGAAGCTCGTGAACGGCCAGGGCAAGCCCGCAACGGAGTTCATCCCGCCGGGAGTGCTCGGCAACTCGGGTGAGACGATGACGCAGGAGCAGAACGTCGAGAAGGCCAAGTCGCTGCTCGCCGAGGCCGGCTACCCGAACGGGTTCGACACCCAGTTCTATGCCTGGAACGTCGCCCCCTTCTCAGCTCTCGCACCGCAGATGCAGCAGGACCTCAAGGCGATCGGCATCAATGCCGACCTGCAGACCCTCGCGCCGAACACGTTCTCCGAACTGGCCGGCTCCGGCAAGGCTCCGCTCGCGCTGACCTTCTGGGTGGCCGACTACCCCGAGGGTTCGGACTTCCTGCAGGCGCTCCTCTCCTGCGCGACAGCCGTTCCCCAGGGCCAGAACTTCGCCTACTACTGCAACCCCGAAATGGATGCGGACGTGCAGCAGGCACTGGCCGCAACCGACCCGGCCCAGGCGACCGCCGACTACACGACGGCGTCGAAGCTCATGCTCGCCGACAACCCTGTGGTGCCGCTCTACTTCGGCACCAAGACCGAGATCCGCGGCGCGAATGTGGGCAACTACTTCCCGCAGCCGATCTGGGGCTGGGACATGGCCGAGTACTGGAAGGCTGACGGAAGCACTGCCCGTTCCTAG
- a CDS encoding Gfo/Idh/MocA family protein: METPKLRVAVIGAGRWAVRSHIPGWQRDPRVEVVALAEVNEEALAAAAEEFGISRAVTDYRELVNDPDIDVIDVATGNAMHFEISMAAIAAGKHVLCEKPVNSDYLETRRAAALAAEKGVKTKLGFTFRFAPAIQFAKHLIDTGYIGEPYMFNGYEQNSQWIDPQTPLRQVDLDASPDRIAVSSIEGYGAPIIDIMHWWVDAPMTSVVGTMRNFVPERMVRDTGRMQAMNIDDGDMWIAEFGNNRLASIQSSYVTVGNFPGIEARIYGSEGAIIVRLVEENGICQTIKVAKKDSVEFVELEIPQEFFPEGGASTEPWPFLFYSNLVKDFATEILSGEDFNQGNFDQGALVQETINAFEKSFRTRAWCDFPLEVEANDTAATSELEQPVGAQA; this comes from the coding sequence ATGGAAACACCCAAACTGCGCGTGGCCGTCATCGGTGCCGGCCGCTGGGCCGTCCGCTCGCACATCCCCGGCTGGCAGCGCGACCCGCGCGTCGAGGTCGTCGCGCTCGCCGAGGTCAACGAAGAAGCCCTCGCCGCCGCTGCTGAGGAGTTCGGCATCTCGCGCGCCGTGACCGACTACCGTGAGCTGGTGAACGACCCCGACATCGACGTCATCGACGTTGCCACGGGCAACGCCATGCACTTCGAGATCTCGATGGCCGCAATCGCGGCCGGCAAGCACGTGCTCTGCGAGAAGCCGGTCAACAGCGACTACCTCGAGACCCGGCGTGCGGCCGCGCTCGCCGCGGAGAAGGGTGTGAAGACGAAGCTCGGCTTCACGTTCCGGTTCGCCCCGGCCATCCAGTTCGCCAAGCACCTGATCGACACCGGCTACATCGGCGAGCCCTACATGTTCAACGGCTACGAGCAGAACAGCCAGTGGATCGACCCGCAGACCCCACTCCGCCAGGTCGACCTCGACGCGTCGCCCGACCGCATCGCGGTCTCGTCGATCGAGGGCTACGGCGCCCCGATCATCGACATCATGCACTGGTGGGTCGATGCTCCGATGACGAGCGTCGTCGGAACGATGCGCAACTTCGTGCCCGAGCGCATGGTGCGCGACACGGGCAGGATGCAGGCGATGAACATCGACGACGGTGACATGTGGATCGCGGAGTTCGGGAATAACCGCCTCGCGAGCATCCAGTCGTCGTACGTGACCGTGGGCAACTTCCCGGGCATCGAGGCGCGCATCTACGGCTCAGAGGGCGCGATCATCGTGCGCCTCGTCGAGGAGAACGGCATCTGCCAGACCATCAAGGTCGCCAAGAAGGACTCTGTCGAGTTCGTGGAGCTCGAGATTCCGCAGGAGTTCTTCCCCGAAGGCGGCGCCTCGACCGAGCCGTGGCCGTTCCTCTTCTACTCGAACCTCGTGAAGGACTTCGCCACCGAGATCCTGAGCGGGGAAGACTTCAACCAGGGCAACTTCGACCAGGGCGCCCTCGTGCAGGAGACGATCAATGCCTTCGAGAAGTCGTTCCGCACGCGTGCGTGGTGCGACTTCCCGCTGGAAGTCGAGGCGAACGACACCGCTGCCACCTCTGAACTCGAGCAGCCTGTCGGCGCCCAGGCATGA
- a CDS encoding NAD(P)/FAD-dependent oxidoreductase, giving the protein MTTERVVVEHLSRDVAIIGAGVTGLTAATRLRAAGRSVIVLEARDRVGGRLWTDHIDGQLFELGGQWVSPDQTALLETLDELGLDTYSRYRDGESVYIGPGGTPVRFTGDIFPASEHTQAELVRLIALLDELVAATDAAAPWAQQHAAEFDRISFRSWLEQQSDDAEARENISLFIADAMLTKPSHSFSLLQALLMAVSAGSFSNLVDADFILDKRVVGGLQQVPLRLAEQLDDADLRLGHPVRTIAWSEAGATVHTDDLEVEARHVIVAVPPNLHSRIDYAPPLPRLRQQLWQHQSLGLVIKVHATYDTPFWRADGLSGTAFSPYQLVHEAYDNSNHGETRGTLVGFVSDEKADRMLALPPAERQQAILESLAAYYGPKALEPVVYYESDWAAEEWTQGAYAASFDLGGLTRYGALQLEPVGPIRFGSSDVAALGYQHVDGAIRVGRRLADEILS; this is encoded by the coding sequence ATCACTACGGAAAGAGTTGTCGTGGAACACCTGTCACGAGACGTCGCCATCATCGGCGCCGGTGTCACCGGGCTGACCGCCGCCACCCGACTGCGCGCCGCGGGCCGCAGCGTGATCGTCCTGGAGGCCCGTGACCGGGTCGGCGGCCGCCTCTGGACCGACCACATCGACGGACAGCTCTTCGAGCTCGGCGGCCAGTGGGTCTCCCCCGACCAGACCGCACTGCTCGAGACCCTCGACGAGCTCGGCCTCGACACCTACTCCCGGTACCGCGACGGCGAGAGCGTGTACATCGGGCCAGGCGGCACGCCGGTGCGCTTCACGGGCGACATCTTTCCCGCCAGCGAACACACCCAGGCCGAACTCGTGCGCCTGATCGCGCTGCTCGACGAGCTGGTCGCTGCGACGGATGCGGCGGCCCCCTGGGCCCAGCAGCACGCGGCCGAGTTCGACCGGATCTCGTTCCGCAGCTGGCTCGAGCAGCAGTCCGACGACGCCGAAGCGCGAGAGAACATCTCTCTGTTCATCGCCGACGCCATGCTCACCAAACCCTCGCACTCCTTCTCTTTGCTGCAGGCGCTCCTCATGGCAGTGAGCGCCGGGAGTTTCAGCAACCTCGTCGACGCGGACTTCATCCTCGACAAACGCGTGGTCGGCGGTCTGCAGCAGGTCCCGCTGCGGCTGGCCGAACAGTTGGACGACGCCGACCTCCGGCTCGGGCATCCGGTGCGCACCATCGCCTGGAGTGAGGCCGGTGCCACTGTGCACACCGACGACCTCGAGGTCGAGGCCCGCCACGTGATCGTCGCCGTGCCGCCGAACCTCCACTCCCGGATCGACTACGCGCCCCCGCTCCCGCGCCTCCGCCAGCAGCTCTGGCAGCACCAGTCGCTCGGGCTGGTCATCAAAGTCCACGCCACCTACGACACCCCGTTCTGGCGCGCAGACGGGCTCTCGGGCACCGCCTTCAGCCCCTACCAACTCGTGCACGAGGCCTACGACAACTCGAACCACGGCGAGACGCGAGGCACGCTCGTCGGTTTCGTCTCCGACGAGAAGGCCGACCGGATGCTCGCCCTCCCACCCGCGGAACGCCAACAGGCGATCCTCGAATCCCTCGCCGCGTACTACGGGCCGAAGGCTCTCGAACCTGTCGTCTACTACGAGAGCGACTGGGCCGCGGAAGAGTGGACGCAGGGCGCCTACGCCGCGAGCTTCGACCTCGGCGGCCTCACCCGCTACGGCGCCCTGCAACTCGAACCCGTCGGCCCCATCCGGTTCGGCTCGAGCGACGTCGCAGCTCTCGGCTACCAGCACGTCGACGGGGCCATCCGCGTCGGCCGTCGGCTCGCCGACGAGATCCTCAGCTGA
- a CDS encoding ABC transporter permease, producing MTWWILRRLGQMLIVLFGVVSLAFLLVYAVPADPASTLAGPNASAATIASIHKQLGLDDPLWQQYFGFIGRLLTGDLGTSYVLRETPVFGRIVAALPTTLLVAVGGIVWQIILGVPAGIYAAYRRGSWVDRLVTFLSLIGLSAPPFWLGLLLIYYFAFTWGLFPLNGLGSPVFWYLVLPTFTLGAGGGAWYARMTRTNMIETLDSPFVRMARAKGMPEHVILWRHSFRHIAIPLLTMIGLDFGYFLGGVVIVETVFGLNGIGRLAFDAISNLDTPMIVGTVLFAAIFIVVVNFIVDLLYSVIDPRVRLNS from the coding sequence ATGACCTGGTGGATCCTCCGCAGGCTCGGGCAGATGCTGATCGTGCTGTTCGGCGTGGTGAGCCTCGCGTTCCTGCTCGTCTATGCCGTGCCGGCCGACCCCGCGTCGACGCTCGCCGGGCCGAATGCCAGTGCTGCGACGATCGCCTCGATCCACAAGCAGCTGGGCCTCGACGACCCGCTCTGGCAGCAGTACTTCGGCTTCATCGGCCGGCTGCTGACGGGAGACCTCGGCACGTCGTACGTGCTCCGCGAGACCCCGGTCTTCGGCCGGATCGTCGCCGCGCTGCCCACCACGCTGCTCGTCGCGGTCGGCGGCATCGTCTGGCAGATCATCCTCGGTGTGCCGGCCGGCATCTACGCGGCGTACCGGCGCGGCAGCTGGGTCGACCGCCTGGTGACGTTCCTCTCGCTGATCGGTCTCTCGGCGCCGCCGTTCTGGCTCGGGCTGCTGCTCATCTACTACTTCGCCTTCACCTGGGGGCTGTTTCCGCTGAACGGTCTCGGCAGCCCGGTGTTCTGGTACCTCGTTCTGCCCACGTTCACCCTCGGGGCGGGCGGCGGTGCCTGGTACGCCCGGATGACCCGCACGAACATGATCGAGACGCTCGACTCGCCGTTCGTGCGTATGGCGCGGGCGAAGGGGATGCCCGAGCACGTCATTCTCTGGCGACACAGCTTCCGGCACATCGCCATCCCCCTGCTCACCATGATCGGCCTCGACTTCGGCTACTTCCTCGGCGGGGTGGTGATCGTTGAGACCGTCTTCGGTCTCAACGGGATCGGCCGTCTCGCCTTCGACGCCATCTCGAACCTCGACACCCCGATGATCGTCGGCACTGTTCTGTTCGCCGCCATCTTCATCGTGGTCGTCAACTTCATCGTCGACCTTCTGTACTCCGTCATCGACCCGCGCGTGCGGCTGAACAGCTGA
- a CDS encoding ABC transporter permease — protein sequence MSDVIPAAAAVDPFALGDKPVRTREVLRSLKKDPAALVSIIVLVLLALVALAAPLLSPHDPLQTYPDIGLGPQGQPLPPGTPGFLLGTDALGRDVLSRLIYGAQVSLVIGIVANGLATAFGVLVGIVAGYFGGVVEAVLMRITDVVISFPILLLCTALIAVTTRSTFNVIIVIALIYWTTLARIIRSMVVSLKEREFVVASQTLGLSHRSIMWRHILPHLVPAIIVYTTLGVASSILIESALSFLGIGVPIPSPSWGQMISDGSTYFQIAPWMLFIPGVCLILTVMAFNLVGDWLSDMLNSSTPTAR from the coding sequence ATGAGCGACGTCATTCCCGCCGCCGCGGCCGTCGACCCGTTCGCCCTCGGCGACAAGCCGGTCAGAACGCGTGAGGTCCTCCGTAGCCTGAAGAAGGATCCGGCAGCCCTCGTCTCGATCATCGTGCTGGTGCTGCTCGCCCTCGTCGCGCTCGCGGCGCCGCTGCTCTCGCCGCACGACCCACTGCAGACCTACCCCGACATCGGCCTCGGGCCACAGGGCCAGCCGCTGCCGCCCGGAACCCCGGGCTTCCTGCTCGGCACCGATGCGCTCGGCCGCGACGTGCTGTCGCGGCTGATCTACGGGGCGCAGGTCTCGCTGGTCATCGGTATCGTCGCCAACGGGCTGGCGACGGCGTTCGGGGTTCTCGTCGGCATCGTCGCCGGGTACTTCGGCGGCGTGGTCGAGGCCGTGCTCATGCGCATCACCGACGTGGTCATCTCGTTCCCGATCCTGCTGCTCTGCACCGCGCTCATCGCGGTGACCACCCGCAGTACCTTCAACGTCATCATCGTGATCGCCCTCATCTACTGGACGACCCTGGCCCGCATCATCCGGAGCATGGTGGTCTCGCTGAAGGAGCGTGAATTCGTCGTGGCGTCGCAGACGCTCGGTCTCTCGCACCGCTCGATCATGTGGCGCCACATCCTGCCGCATCTCGTGCCGGCGATCATCGTCTACACGACCCTCGGAGTGGCTTCGAGCATCCTGATCGAGAGTGCGCTGTCGTTCCTCGGTATCGGGGTGCCGATTCCGTCGCCCTCGTGGGGCCAGATGATCTCAGACGGCAGTACGTACTTCCAGATCGCACCGTGGATGCTCTTCATCCCGGGCGTCTGCCTGATCCTGACAGTGATGGCCTTCAACCTGGTCGGCGACTGGCTGAGCGACATGCTCAATTCGTCGACCCCGACGGCGAGGTAG
- a CDS encoding GntR family transcriptional regulator, whose amino-acid sequence MDTLSRAGLSGAAVNELREEILEGRLNQGERLSEVSLSTTLGVSRAPIREALLHLEQEGLVVSLPYKGASVVTLSPQDFLELSTLRIALEKLAWARAMERVTPEAIADLTAIISEMDFAVKSDQKAKLVRLDLDFHERVFVMADHSRLYTAWTAIKWQVALFLLARRKKVDDYHSIIVEEHAELIDAILAGHAADFEHLIEVHIGSGYGRLNSAATSSPAG is encoded by the coding sequence ATGGACACACTCTCCCGGGCCGGGCTCTCAGGCGCAGCCGTCAACGAGCTGCGCGAGGAGATCCTCGAGGGCCGCCTGAACCAGGGTGAGCGACTGAGCGAGGTAAGCCTCTCCACGACGCTCGGAGTAAGTCGGGCGCCCATCCGCGAAGCACTCTTGCACCTCGAACAGGAGGGGCTCGTCGTCTCGCTCCCTTATAAGGGCGCGTCGGTCGTCACGCTCTCCCCCCAGGATTTCCTCGAACTCTCCACCCTCCGCATCGCCCTCGAGAAGCTGGCCTGGGCCCGGGCCATGGAACGCGTCACCCCCGAAGCGATCGCCGATCTCACGGCGATCATCAGCGAGATGGATTTCGCGGTGAAGAGCGACCAGAAGGCGAAACTCGTTCGGCTCGACCTCGACTTTCACGAGCGGGTCTTCGTGATGGCCGACCATTCGCGCCTCTACACCGCGTGGACCGCCATCAAATGGCAGGTCGCGCTCTTCCTGCTCGCCCGTCGGAAGAAGGTCGACGACTACCACAGCATCATCGTCGAGGAGCATGCCGAGCTGATCGACGCCATTCTCGCGGGCCACGCCGCCGACTTCGAACACCTCATCGAGGTGCACATCGGCTCCGGCTACGGCCGTCTCAACAGCGCAGCGACGTCTTCACCCGCCGGGTGA
- a CDS encoding ring-cleaving dioxygenase, with the protein MPAQTQGLHHVTAIGGAPQRNIDFYITGLGLRLVKKTVNFDSPGTYHLYYGDDAGRPGSLMTFFPWPGVHQGRVGAGQSTTTAFSVPAGSLGWWKGHFADLGVDSVVSTQSSDEERLSLRDPDGLQLDLVASNVVDPRDPWDSASVPAEFAVRGQHSSVLTVRDAAGTARTLTEHLGLQLISETPDRQRFSAGPGGAGHIVDVVADPRAELGLTAGGTVHHIAFRVPDGATQALWRSQLVDQGYQVTEILDRQYFTSIYFREPGGVLFEIATDTPGFDIDEPLLELGRGLKLPPWLEPNREQIEHAVVPVTLPHENNPDLTESDDR; encoded by the coding sequence ATGCCAGCACAGACTCAAGGACTGCACCACGTCACCGCGATCGGCGGCGCACCGCAGCGCAACATCGACTTCTACATCACAGGGCTCGGGCTCAGGCTGGTGAAGAAGACCGTCAACTTCGACAGCCCTGGCACCTACCACCTCTATTACGGGGATGACGCGGGCCGTCCGGGCTCGCTGATGACGTTCTTCCCGTGGCCGGGTGTACACCAGGGCCGTGTCGGTGCCGGCCAGTCGACGACGACCGCGTTCTCCGTTCCGGCGGGCAGCCTCGGCTGGTGGAAGGGGCACTTCGCCGATCTCGGCGTCGACTCTGTGGTGTCGACGCAGTCGTCCGACGAAGAGCGCCTGAGCCTCCGCGACCCCGACGGCCTGCAGCTCGACCTCGTCGCCTCGAACGTCGTCGATCCGCGCGATCCGTGGGATTCGGCATCCGTTCCCGCCGAGTTCGCCGTGCGCGGGCAGCACTCCTCCGTGCTCACGGTGCGGGATGCCGCCGGCACCGCCCGCACCCTCACAGAGCACCTCGGCCTGCAGCTGATCTCTGAGACGCCCGACCGTCAGCGGTTCTCCGCGGGCCCCGGCGGGGCCGGGCACATCGTCGACGTGGTCGCCGACCCCCGGGCGGAACTCGGTCTCACAGCCGGCGGCACCGTGCACCACATCGCCTTCCGCGTGCCCGACGGTGCCACGCAGGCGCTCTGGCGTTCACAGCTCGTCGACCAGGGGTACCAGGTCACCGAGATCCTCGACCGCCAGTACTTCACGTCCATCTACTTCCGCGAACCCGGCGGCGTGCTGTTCGAGATCGCGACGGACACACCCGGATTCGACATCGACGAACCCCTCCTCGAGCTCGGCCGCGGCCTGAAACTCCCGCCGTGGCTCGAACCGAATCGCGAGCAGATCGAGCACGCCGTCGTTCCCGTCACCCTCCCCCATGAGAACAACCCCGACCTCACCGAGAGCGACGACCGATGA
- a CDS encoding ABC transporter ATP-binding protein, which yields MSAVLLEVDDLEVTFRRSAGPGRKAASVPAVRGVSFQLEAGTTLGIAGESGSGKSTIARTLMGINKPSGGSMRLNGSDVGALRGRELAQYRQTMQMIFQDPYDSLDPRMKVSETLLEAIKLRKDKPASPLAEVYQLLDKVGLSKSFASRRPRELSGGQRQRVSIARALCVDPRLILCDEAVSALDVSVRAQVLNLLKDLQEDLGLAYLFISHDLSTLRFMADYVGIMYLGKIVELGTRDEIFERPQHPYTRALLSAVPEPVVVDRTVRLPRVRLTGEPPSSTNPPTGCSFHPRCPLAQEVCRTTAPALRMTSSGQLAACHFAEPEQVVAEA from the coding sequence ATGAGTGCAGTGCTTCTCGAGGTCGACGACCTCGAAGTGACGTTCCGGCGGTCTGCCGGGCCCGGCCGGAAGGCCGCATCCGTTCCCGCCGTACGCGGCGTGAGCTTCCAGCTCGAGGCGGGCACGACGCTCGGTATCGCCGGCGAGTCGGGTTCGGGCAAGAGCACGATCGCCCGCACCCTGATGGGCATCAACAAGCCATCGGGTGGATCGATGCGGCTGAACGGCTCGGATGTCGGGGCCCTCCGGGGCCGCGAGCTCGCGCAGTACCGCCAGACGATGCAGATGATCTTCCAGGATCCCTACGACTCGCTCGACCCGCGCATGAAGGTGTCGGAGACGCTGCTCGAAGCGATCAAGCTGCGGAAGGACAAGCCGGCGAGCCCGCTCGCCGAGGTGTACCAGCTGCTCGACAAGGTGGGCCTCTCGAAGAGTTTCGCGTCACGCCGGCCGCGGGAGCTCTCGGGCGGCCAGCGCCAGCGGGTCTCGATCGCCCGCGCGCTCTGCGTCGACCCACGCCTCATCCTCTGTGACGAGGCCGTGTCGGCGCTCGACGTCTCGGTGCGCGCCCAGGTGCTGAACCTGCTGAAAGACCTGCAGGAGGATCTCGGCCTCGCCTACCTCTTCATCTCGCACGACCTCTCGACGCTGCGGTTCATGGCCGACTACGTGGGCATCATGTACCTCGGCAAGATCGTCGAACTCGGCACACGCGACGAGATCTTCGAACGCCCCCAGCACCCCTACACCCGGGCGCTGCTGTCGGCAGTTCCCGAGCCCGTCGTCGTCGACCGCACCGTGCGGCTGCCGCGGGTGCGTCTCACGGGCGAACCGCCGAGCTCGACGAACCCGCCAACGGGCTGCAGCTTCCACCCGCGGTGTCCGCTCGCTCAGGAGGTGTGCCGCACCACGGCCCCTGCCCTCCGGATGACGTCGTCGGGACAGCTCGCCGCGTGCCACTTCGCCGAACCCGAACAGGTGGTGGCCGAAGCATGA